The window GCGGATGAACCAGTAGGCCAGAAAATGCCGAAAATGTTCTTCCCTAAGGTCTTCCAGTCCCGCCACCCGGCCTCCAGGCAAATTCTTCAGGTAATCAAGCCACATGTTCAGCCAAAACCGCTGCTCCTCGGCAACCTCTGAACCCGACTTTTTTTTGACCGCCTCCAGGTAGTGTTCCACTTCTCCCCATATTTTCATGGCCCGTACCCCTTTTTATTTTCCGAAATTTAATTATTATTATACCATTTTTTTCTATACCGGCAACCATTTACAGCGGAGATGCAGGCGTAGGGCGATTCGGGTTGGAGGTTATCGGCCCGGAGCGAGCAGGAACCTTACAGAACTCCCACATAAAAAGGGTGGCTATGCCACCCCCTTTAAACCAATTCACAGCTATCGGACCTCTTTATTAACCTGAAGTCTGCTCCCCCGTTGCTGTACTTCGTTTAATGAACTTCTGGTTGATCATAACCAACGCAAAGACCACCAAACCAAACACGTCAGTCCAGAAGTGAGTATATACCAAACTTAACCCTGCGGCTATTAGTAAAACGCGCTCCAATACATTAAGCGGCTTATTTATAAAACCTGCCAGGGAGGTACTGATACAATACATACCCAATACGGCGGTAATCAGGGCCAGGCCCAAATGAAGCAAGGTAACGTTTTCCATAATCAGAACCGGCGACAACACAAACATATAGGGGACCAAAAATCCTCCTATGGCTATTTTCACCGCTTGAACACCGGTAAGGAACGGATTACTCTGGGCCAACCCTGAACCGGCATAAGCTGCTAGAGCCACCGGCGGAGTAATGTCGGCCACAATTCCATAATAGAATACAAACAAGTGAGCAGCTAAAATAGGTACATTTAATTCCATCAGCGCCGGAGCTGCCATAGTAGCGGTAATAACGTAAGTAGCAGTGGTCGGTAACCCCATTCCCAAAATGATACTGGCTATCATGGCAAATATCATCGTCAATATTAATTGATTGTTAGCTAAGTCTAAAATGGCACCGGTAATTTTTAATCCCAGGCCGGTTAAAGTGACAACGCCTCCTATTACCCCGGCAGCAGCACAAGCTGCAATTACCGGCAGAGAAGTCCTCGCCGCATCAGCCAGAATTTCAAAAAACAGCTTGACTGTTAGTTTATCTTCTATCGCATCTTGCTTACCCAAAATTGTAGCTATAATAACAGCCAGTATGTTCATGCCCAGAGCAGTATAAATACCGTAAACAGCTGCTTTCATAGCGGACATACCCAGTGACAGAATAACCAGAATGGCCACAATCGGTAACAGCATATAACCCCGGGTTAACATTAACCGCCAAAAACTGGGCAGCTGGCTGCGGGGAATGCCCATGATACCCATCTTCTTGGATTCATAATGCACCTCGAAGAATTGGGCGGTAAACCACAGCAGCGCCGGGATAATGGCCGCCTTCATAATTTCCTGATAAGTTTTACCGGTAAATTCAATCATTAGAAAGGCTGCAGATCCCATAATCGGTGGCATGATTTGTCCTCCGGTAGAAGACGCCGCCTCAACTGCCGCTGCATACTCGGGTTTATAGCCGGAACGTTTCATCATGGGAATAGTAAAGGCACCGTTCCCCACGGTGTTAGCCACCGAACTCCCGGTAATCATACCGGAGAATACGCTAGTCAATACCCCAATCTTGGCCGGACCACCGGTCATCCAGCCGGCTATGGCCAGTGATATATCGGTAAAAAACCTCTCCAAACCGGTCCTCTGTAAAATTACCCCGAACAGCATATACAGGTAGATAAAGGTAGCGGAAATGGCAATAGGGATCCCGAAAACACCTTCCATACTTAAAAACTGGTGGGATATTATTCTTTCCACACTAAAACCCCGGTGTTCCAAAAGCGCAGGCATGTAAGGGCCCAGGTAGGCATACACCAGCATAGCCGCGCCTACTACCACTATGGGAAGTCCCACTATCCGCCGGGCCGCCTCTAATACCAGCAATACACCGATACCGGCGATGATATAGTCCACATCATTATACATACCCACGCGGGCTATGATATCTTCATAGAAGAAAAACTGGTACAGACCGGCTGCAAAACCCAACCCGGCCAAAATGATATCGTACAGAGGAATACCCGTATAACTTTTGTTATATTTTTTAGCCATTTGAATTAATAACAACACAATGGCTGCCGCCAAAGCAGTACTCCAGCGGATTTCCCCTTGCACATAAATGAGCAATACGGCCAGCAGCAATACACCCGTGGTTGCCCAGCTCAACCATCTTTTGCCGTCATCCTTTTTACCGCCGGGATACAACAGGAAAATCAAACCCAAACCTATGGCCACATGGAAGCCCCGCTGCTGGTTGGAAGGCAGGGTTCCAAATATAGCTGTGTACAGCTGGAACAGACTTAAAATTACGGAGACTGTAAATATAAACCATTTCCAAAACACCGGCATCTTCTTGCGGGTTGCGCTGGCAGCGTCGTACTGCTCCAACACCGCTTCCACATCAACACTTTCATCTGCCTGCAGGATGGCTTCGTTTGTTTTTAATTCTTTTTGGTTTTCCAGTTCTTTGGACATTCTTTACCCTCTGTGCCCCCTTTCGCGTATTCTATCCAGCAACGGCATCACATAAAATTCCACATATGCTCCTCCATCAACTACATCTAAGAACCGTAACCTTGTGCCGTCAGGAAAAATCAAAGTATGGTCTGCGACCACTTGGCCTACTCGCAATGGGACTTTTTCAAACCGGCGGTTTTCATAGAGTATTTTGTAATACCCGTCTTCCACTATAAACCGCGTAGTTTCATCGGCCAGTTTTTCGGGTCCCACGGGAAGATTGGCGCCAAAGGAATCATAACGCATTTCCACCATGGCCAGGGTATGATTATCCTCTACGGTAAAAACCTCATATACCGGTTGATTGGTTACAGAGTGAATATAGGCTAGGGTAAAATTGGTACCAATCCTGACCAGCTTCTCAAATACCACCTCACCGGAGAAAAAGTCCTTGACCTGGAAAACGGCGTAATGTGTCCCCCCGTACACTGCCACAGAAGTTAAAATGAATATTATGGAAAAGGTGATTATAAGAAGATAATGAGCACCACTAAGGGTGCTCATCACCTTACGCGACATTATTAATCAAGTAAACCCTTTTCCCTGTAATACCTGGCAGCTCCCGGGTGGAACGGCACAGGGGCAATTCCCTTAGTAGCGTTCTCAATGGTAATTTGCTTACCCCTCGCATGAGCTTGAGCAATCTGTTCCGTATTTTCATACATTACTTTGGTTAACTGGTATACCAGGTCTTCCGGCAGGTCCTTCTTCACATAAAGCACCGCCCACTGCGATACCGTGCGTGCCACTTCATCCTGCCCTTCATAGGTGCCGGCGGGNNNNNNNNNNNNNNNNNNNNNNNNNNNNNNNNNNNNNNNNNNNNNNNNNNNNNNNNNNNNNNNNNNNNNNNNNNNNNNNNNNNNNNNNNNNNNNNNNNNNNNNNNNNNNNNNNNNNNNNNNNNNNNNNNNNNNNNNNNNNNNNNNNNNNNNACGGGTGTGGCTGTGGTGATGTCCAGAATGTTAGCCGCGGGTACTGCGAGCACCGCAAAGGCAGCATCCAAATTGCCATCCTTAAGCTTTCTGGCGGCGTCAGCAAAGGTATCTTGAAACTTTTGGATATCCTTGTCCGGGTCAATTCCATAGGCTTGAAGAATTTTTACGGCGGCAGAAGCTGTACCACTGCCGGGAGGCCCTATAGAAACCCTCTTCCCTTTCAAATCCTCAATACTTTTAATGCCCGTGGACTTAGGGGTAACAATCTGCATTACCTCAGGATATATAACCCCTATCGCCGCAAACTCTAGAGGCTGGCCCTCAAAATCACCCGTTCCGGTAATGGCCTGGATGGCCGGGCCGTTCATAGCCATTGCCAGTTCGGTTTCCCCGGAAGCAAGCAGGCGAATATTTTCGATCGAAGCCCCGGTGGACTGAACCGTAACATTCAAGCCTTCAATGTGGTCGTTCCAGGTATTGGCCATGGCTCCGCCCAGCGGGTAATAGGTTCCGCCGGTACCACCAGTAGCCATAAGCAGTCTAGTGACTTTACCTTCACCCGTTTGCTCTTGTTCACCGGTTTGCTGACCGGCTGGTGGTTCAGTCCCCTTTCCACAAGCTACCACAAACAGAGAAAAAACAAACAACATGACCAAAAGTAAACTAATTTTCCTCTTCACGCTATACCCCCTTCAATTATTTTCTTTGCCGCCTGGTCTGCCTGCTCGTGCAGCTTTTCAGGCTTATTAAAACTCGATACTATTTTTACTTCTATAAACTTTCTCTTTTTCCTTCCCGCCCGGTAAATTTACTGAATTTTTCCAAAACAGATGGAGGCATCGCCTGAAGCGCCTATAAAAGCCCCAGGCAGCCATCAGCCTGAGGCTTGTCTTTCATCGATAATGTACACCAGCTTTCCTGCCGGCAGGTACTCCCGCAGTTCCCGGGGTGTACTTTTAACCAGGTACAGGCGCCGGTATTCCTTCTGCACATCTTCTGCCTGGTGAAACTTGTTTCTTACCGTATCGATCCGCCAAAGCGATTTCAACACCATGCCGTTGGAGAAGTAAATGCGGGAGCGGAATTCTCCTTCTTCCACTGCTTCATAACTGACAACTTTGGAGAGTACTACATAACCGCAGGTACCGTGGTCTTTATGCCAGGCCGTCCGGGTTTTAATTGGCACCAAAACGAAATCCTCTCGCAAGGGCAGCGGAATGGCCTTGTCGGTTCCCGCCGTTTTGGCGTACCGTTTGCGCAAAAGGCGGGGGTCCTGCGAAAAAACACCGGCCAGAGCCCTCACTACCGTCTTGACCCTGCGGGGGTCAACCAGCCGCTCTCCCCGCTCAAACCAGACCTCCGTATAGTTGCCGCCGCTTTCCTGAGCCTCCCCACGGCTAAAGCCGGGGGGTTCTGAGGGGAACCACCGCAACCTCTCCCGGGCTCTCGCCGCCGCCAGGAGGCGGGACTACAGCATCCCGGGCCTCGGCCTTGGCTATCCCCTCTTCCGCAGCGACCCCTTCTGTCCCCTTCTGGGGCTGTCCGGCACTTGTCGGGCAAGTGCCGGACACTCAGGGGTTGGGAATGCGGCCCGACGCCGCTTGCAGGAGCGGCCCCGCACCCGGCCACTGCCTCGCGGCAGCGCCCGCGTCGAGCTCGAATTCACTGTCTTTGACCTTTTCGACAAAACGCGCCAAATAGGCGCTGTATAGGTCCCGCTGGCACCTCACCCCGCAGGAACAAACGTGCCAGCGTTCCGAAAGGGTTTTCCTCTTCCGCACCCCGCAGTGGCAGCGGGAAGAAAGCCCGAGCCTGGTGGAGAACTCCAGAACTTTCCCGCCAGCACTTTCAGCCTTGCGGGTGAGCTCCCGGATGAATTTCCCCGGCGCCCGGGTGTTCACCGACCTGCCGAACACCTTCTGCAAGGAACGGTAGGAAAGCTTTTCGAATTTAAACACGTTGCCCATCCGCAGGGTTTCGTTGACCATCCTGCCGTGGAGACTTTTGCGGTGGTCCGCAAGCCTACGCTGAACTTCGGCAAGGCGCGCCCGGGTCTTGAGGTACGTTTTGCTTTCCCTCCACTTCTTAGGTCCTTTCTTTACCGTGCCGTCCGGGTTGTAGTTTTCAGGGTTGTTGGCCCTGCGGGAGCGGTCTAGCTTGCGCTGGAGCCTCCGTATCTCCGCTTCCTTGTCGGCCAGCTCCTCGCAGAAGCGGTCCAGGTGGGCTTCCGTGCCGTTGACCCGGGCAATAGTGGAGGGGCCGATGTCGATGCCGACAACACCTTCCCCCAGGGCATTTTGAGGTTTCTGGTAAGGTACGCCCTCACAGACCAGTTGGGCGTAGAAGCGGTTGCGGCCGTTTATCTTGCGCCTCACCAGGCGGACGTACTTGATGCGGCAGGAAAGGGCGTGGCGGATTATCGGGTCTTTGAGGTCGATTATCGCGGGAAGAATAAGGCCCTTCCAGGCCACGCAATTGTTCCGCCATCTGATGCCCGCGGCGTTGCTCTTGCCCTCGACGGTGTCCATCTGGTTTTTGCCTTTGAAGCGCACCCTGCGGGCTTCCCCGAAGAGTACCCGTCCGGCTGCGCGGTACGCCCTGGTGCCCAGCTTCTGGGCCACGTGCACGTCCAAGTGCTCCTTTATCCAGCAGGAGCGCCGTATTTCTACGGCATAGTGCTGCATGGCCGCGTCCGTAAAACCGTATTTAGAACGAGCTTCCCGAAAGAGGGATTTTTTCTGCTTTCTGTCCGGCTCTTTTTGAGCCTGCTGCCAGAGCTTTGACTGCCGGACGAGCCGCACGCGCTTCATTGCCTCTCCCAGGCAGGCGTTGTAGAGCTGCCGGGCCGCCTCCAGACGGGCCAGCAGTTTCTTCTCCTGTGCGCGGGAAAACCGCAGGGGGATCTCACATACGAAGCTTGGCGTCTCAAACGTGTTTTTGCTTTTCGATGTACTCTCGCAGGGTTGCAAGGGGAGCACCCCCAACGGTGGCCACGAAGTAGCTGTTTGTCCAGAGGGTCGGTAACCGGGACCTTAGCCAGGGGAACTCCTGGCGCAGGATGCGGGAGGAGCGGCCCTTCATGAGCTTCACCAGCCGGTGGATGCCGAATTGCGGGTCTACCTCCACCAGCAGGTGGACATGGTCCGGCATGACCTCCAGCTTGATGATTTCGGCTTTCCTTTCCCGGGCTACTTCGTGGAGGATTTCTCTGAGCCGCACGTCCACCCCGTCTTTTAAGACAGGACGGCGGTATTTAGGACACCAAACCACATGGTACTTGCACGAATAGACGACTTTGTTGTTAGACTTAAACTTGCGTCTCATATGCTGATTATACCACAAGCGGCAATATAATTACAACAGTCGAAGTTTTTGGCCGCCTTATCCCCAGCCCTCAAGGGCCGGGCCTGCGGCGGCCTGGGAATCGTTCATAAATGGGAAAAAAACAGCAGATCTCCGGCCATAAATTTTCGAATTCAATTTTTTTCATCCGTTGTCCCTCCTTGATTTTTATTCCGCAAAAATTATATCGAACATCTGTTTGTAAGTCAAGAACTAATTACTATTTTTAGTTACTTTTACCATCCGAAACCACTATCGCCTCGAGGCCCCGGCTCCGCAACCATTCCGCATACCGGTACGCCCTGGCCTGCTCCCGAAAGGCCCCCACCTGAACGCGCCACCACCGGACCGGTTCCTGCAACCCTTCCCGCACCTTATCCAGAGGAAAGTTTCTTCCCGGGCACAGGGTTTTGGCTCCAGGCACCTCCCGGTGGCCCAGGATTCTATCCCCAGGAATGCGGTGTTCCTCCTGCAACCTTTTCAGGAGAGACAACAAGGAATTCAACTGCATGGGAGTGGGACGGGTCAACTCAAAATTTCCTATCAGGGCTACTCCTATGCTGCGATAATTCATCCCGGCGGCCCTGGTATGAGCGCCCGGAAGTTCCAGGGACCGGCCGGGAACTACGGTCCCATCCCGCTCTATGACATAATTGTAGCCGATGTCTTTCCATCCCTTGCGGAGGTGGTTCAGCCTTACCTGGCGGGCGTTTTTTTCTTCGGCACCGGTGTGGTGAAGAATGATATATTCGCGCAGGAAACTCATTTCTCCACCACCTGCCCCAGCCGGTATATGGCTGCCGTCAGCTCGTCCAGCTTTTTTTCCACCCGCACCAGCAGGTAAATGCTCAACACCATGGGAAAACCGAAATTACCTACCTGGGTCCACAGATTCTCCATGCCCTGCACCCCCTCCGGCAAAGTCCCATTCTTCCACCACCTCTTCCTTAACCTCTCGCGCAGCCATGATCTCCGCCATCACCCGGGCGCAGTCCTGGCAAAATTCCAGGTCACCCACCAGCAGGCCAGCCTTGGCCACCAGCAATTTATGCCTGATTAGACCCGTCCTGTCGCAGCAGTCACACTTTTTCCTCCGCGGTTCCTGGAAACTCATCATATCCAAAGTCGCTTTCACGATCCATCCCTCCCTGTATGGTTATTTTCTCGCCGGTTTTTCCCATTCCCCAGCCTTTTAATAAACCCGGGCCGGATACCGTAAGGAGCGGTTCCGGCCCAGTACCCTTTTAAGCTACCGGTAATTCGTTAACTTCTCGCGTTACAATACGGGCCCCGATAACGCCCACCAGGTCCCCGCTTCGGGTTTGGAACACGTTTTTGGTAATGATGGTATCCATGACCGTTTTCACCTGGTCGGCGGTAAGGGTGTCCAGCGGGTCCTGGACGGCAATGGTGGCCCGGCTGCCACCCGCCGTTTGAAAGATCATTTCCAGGCGCTTGGTAATCATGCCAGTTCACCTCCTCCCACTTTTCTGATGGAGCTTAACTTTTAGACAGTCGCGCTGGCCATCAACTCGTTTTCATTTACCCGGCTGATCCTGTTGAGGGTGTGTACCTGCAGCCCGGCTATGGCTTGGGCCACGTCGAAAACATCCTGGTCCGCGGCCGCAGGCTTTATCCCCCGGTAAGAACTGGTCCGCACCACCGGATTGCCGTTGGCGTCGGTGCCGGTGACCAGTTCCAGCCGTAAAGTTGACTCCAGCGGTACTACGGTGACAGCCATTGTCTCACCCCCTCTCTCTCGTGCTCTGCCTTAATTGTATTAACCCCCGCCGGAAAAACAAAAAGACGCTCCCCGCAGGAAGCGCCCCTATCGGGCGGCGAATAAAGGCCGGTGCGACTCCGGCATCGAAGCCGGATTTTTCAAACAAACCGGCACTCATCTCCTCCCACCTGCCGGGCTTTAAGGCAAAAATAAAAAAAGTCGCTTCACGGCGAAGCGACGTTCGTAACCCGGCATTAACCTTATATTTACTTCTCAACCTGGCTCACCTTGAGAACACTGTACACAAACCGGCTGGCCGGCGTAGGTACGCCTGCTCTGGCCCCCAGGCGAACAACCGTACCGCACAGGGCATCAATCTCCAGTCTCTTGCCCCTCTTCAGGTCCCGCATCAGAGAAGAAGTGGCATCGGCATTTAAACTCCGGGTAAAATCCAGTGTCTCTTCCACTGCGTTATCCGGCAGGTTCACTCCCAAGGCCCGGCCCACTATAAAAGCCTCCTGCAAAAGCTCCCGGTAGAGCTCCCATGCCTCGGGCGTTTCCCTTATCGCCCCGATGGACGACCGGGTAACAGCCGTAATACCGCTAAAAGCAGATATAAAGAGGAATTTGGTCCATATCGCTTTCCGGATATCATCAGTCAGAGTAGCCCTGATTCCCGCCTCCCTAAAGACAGTTAGGATGCGTTGTGCCCTCTCGGTAATTTCACCGGAAAGTTCCCCAAAAACAATGTCTTTTTTCGGACCCGCCTGGCGTACCAGGCCGGGGGCCGCCAAGTCCGCCTGTACGTAACAAAGACCGGCCATTACTTTTTCCCGCCCTACAATGCCGGCCAGTACCTCTTCATTCTCCACGCCGTTCTGCAGTGAAAGCACCACCGTTTCAGGCCCCAACATGGGTCCCGCTTGCCGTGCCGCTTCCACTGTATCGTAGGACTTGACGCAGAAAAGTACCAGGTCTACCGGTCCTATTTCACCCGGATTCCCCGTAGCCCGCACCGGAATAGTAAAGCTCTCCTGGTCGCTTTCTACCGTTAAACCTTTGTTCCGCAACGCCTCCAAGTGTGCTCCCCGGGCAACCAGCCAAACCTCCCGACCCGCCCGGCTGAGCATACCCCCAAAATAGCTTCCCACGGCACCCGCGCCCATTACCGCAATCTTCACCTTTGTTAACCCCCCGAGTTCCTCGCGTTCTTACCTTACAATAATATACTTAAGGCTATTTTTTGACAAGTATACCATCTGTTGCAAAGGTATGGTAAAATTAAGCCGTAAGAGCCAACCGTCGGAGGAGGAGTAAAAAGTGCAGCTTAAGAACCGGATGGAGGAAAGGGTATGGCAGGCCGTGGACCACGTGCTGGCCAAAATGCCTGAAATTTGCAACTGCGAGCGGTGCCGCTATGATATCGCCGCCAGAGCGCTGAATAATCTTCCGCCCCGTTATTACGTCAGCAACCACGGGGAAATATATACCCGTACGGAAGAGCTGAACATCCAGCCGAACGTCGACGTGCTGGCGGCGGTTACCGACGCAGCCCTCTGGGTGGCCAAAAACCCCCACCACGGGCGGGACTAGGAACACGGTCAATATCTTACCGCATACCATAGCAGTTTCAAATACTCTTTTACCACTACCCGCCACTCGTTTTTCCTCCGCCACCAGTGGCGGGGGTCNNNNNNNNNNNNNNNNNNNNNNNNNNNNNNNNNNNNNNNNNNNNNNNNNNNNNNNNNNNNNNNNNNNNNNNNNNNNNNNNNNNNNNNNNNNNNNNNNNNNNNNNNNNNNNNNNNNNNNNNNNNNNNNNNNNNNNNNNNNNNNNNNNNNNNNNNNNNNNNNNNNNNNNNNNNNNNNNNNNNNNNNNNNNNNNNNNNCAAATGTGAACTTCGACCGCCGCATGTGGTAAGGGGAAGATACTACTATTGCCGACCGGAAACCTTGTTCCAGAATTATGCGGCGGCAAAAAACCGCATTTTCGTAGGTGGACCGGGCCTCATCCTCCAGGATCAGGGCCTCCCACGGCACCCCCCGGCTTACGGCCCGATATCCCATTCTCCGGGCCGCCCCGGAAAGAATAATATAAGGAGCATAGCCTTCCCGGTAGAGCGTAACTGCCCAGTCTACCCTTTCTAGTTCCCCTCCCAGGACAACTATAACCTCCGCCGGCTCCAGAGGGTCACTCACCACCAGATAATTCCCCGCGTTTTTTAAAGCCCAAAGGAACAAAACTAATAACCCCGTCCATCGCAGGAATCTGCTCACCAGGGTTATAAACCCCGGGACTTTCTGCTGCCTCCTCATGATACCGTCCCGCCTTTCCCCCATAATATACGCGGGACGGAGAATAAGAGTGCCAATAAAAAAGCAGGGTTTTTCCCCTGCTCAAGTCCCTTTCTTTTTTTAACTGTCTGCCACCACCGGCAGGACCAGCCCAGCCTGGGGCATAACCAAAGCCTGGTAGTCCCGACCGTGTTTCTTTTCGACGTATTTCAGCGCATCTTCCAGGCTGGAAGCATAGGTGAAGAAAAGCCTCTCCGTATCCTCCCGGTTAAGGTCGGATACCAGCACCACCTCTTTCTCCTTCACTACCCGGGCTATGGCAAAAGCCTTGTGCCCGCCCAAAACAAACTGCCGTTCAAACCGTTCAAAAATATCCTCCAGCTTCCGGGCCGACCGGATCCACTCCTCGAAGGTATCTTCCCCGTAACCTTCGGAGCACTGGGCCACCAAAATAATGGTACCGCCAGGCCGCACAGCCGGCGCCGCGTTGTCCAGCGCCTTCTGGGCCTGGTATACGTTGATATCCTTTGGAAACCCGCCGGCACCGGCAATTACCACGTCCGCCGGCCCGGGAATCTCTACCACGCTCATCTCCCGGCATATTTTCACGCCTGCCAGCCAGGCTTCTTCCAATTCTCCGGCCACCGCCGCCACTATTTCCTTGCGGGAGTTGGTAACCACATTCACAATAAAATCTACTCCCGCCTTCCGGGCGGCTTCAACCATAATCCAGTGTACCGGATTATCCTCGTAATTTCCGGTAGTGGCCCGGGGATCGGTCATCCGGGCGTGATTGCGCGTAATCTGGTCTTTGGCCGCAACCCCCGGCAGAATTGACTTCCGCCCGCCGGAGTAACCGGCAAAATAATGCAGGCCGATCAACCCCGTGGTTATGACCATGTCCGCTTCGGCCACTTCCCGGTTGATCCGCAGTTCGCTGCCGTCGGAAAGGGTACCTAGGGAAGTCAGGTTGTCTTCGTCTTCCGCATTGTGGTTGACGAAGCGATAGCGCTCTACTAACTCCGTGCCAAAAATACGCCGGTTTTCTTCGGGAGTGTGCCCCCGGTGAATACCCGTAGCTATAACAAAGACAACCTCTTCTTCCTGTACCCCCGCCCCGTGCAGTTCTTCCAGAAGGGGCGGCAATATGTACTCGTAAGGCGTAGGCCGCGTAACATCATTTACCACGATGGCCACTTTCCGCGGCTTCTTGCGAAATACGATCTCTCCCAGCCGGGGCGAACCGATAGGATTTTCCAGGGCCTCCCGCACCGCAGCCAGAGGATCCTCTACTCCCGGCCCTTCGTTTGGCAGTACAGTATTCAGCACGTTGCGGTCCGGTATCTCGGCCGCCAGTTCTTCTCTTCCATATTTAAGGCGTAATTCCATACCCTACCCCCTCTCCCTTTTCCTTCATTTTACCATTCCGCGGGAACCGTTGGCAATCGACCATGTACTCTTAAGCACAAGTATATAGTATACATCACCACCCTCCCATCCTCCGCTCCCTTTCTTATTGTATAATTAAAGTGGTGTCTTTTGCCTCAACAAAACGACTACTCAGAAATGAGGTGAAATTTTGAAAAATCAGGCACTCGTAAAAGATCTAGTTGCTTTAATCGGTCCCGATAAGGTCATATCCGAAGAGCTGGACCTCCTGTGCTACTCATACGACAGTTCCTTTAAATCCCGAAACCACCGCTTTGTTCCCGATGCCGTAGTAACCCCGCGGAGTACGGAAGAAGTATCGAAAATAATGAAGTATGCTTACGCAAACAACATCCCGGTGACCCCCCGGGGCGCAGCCACCGGTGAAACTTGCGGCGCGGTACCCGTGCGGGGCGGCAT is drawn from Calderihabitans maritimus and contains these coding sequences:
- a CDS encoding TRAP transporter permease; translation: MSKELENQKELKTNEAILQADESVDVEAVLEQYDAASATRKKMPVFWKWFIFTVSVILSLFQLYTAIFGTLPSNQQRGFHVAIGLGLIFLLYPGGKKDDGKRWLSWATTGVLLLAVLLIYVQGEIRWSTALAAAIVLLLIQMAKKYNKSYTGIPLYDIILAGLGFAAGLYQFFFYEDIIARVGMYNDVDYIIAGIGVLLVLEAARRIVGLPIVVVGAAMLVYAYLGPYMPALLEHRGFSVERIISHQFLSMEGVFGIPIAISATFIYLYMLFGVILQRTGLERFFTDISLAIAGWMTGGPAKIGVLTSVFSGMITGSSVANTVGNGAFTIPMMKRSGYKPEYAAAVEAASSTGGQIMPPIMGSAAFLMIEFTGKTYQEIMKAAIIPALLWFTAQFFEVHYESKKMGIMGIPRSQLPSFWRLMLTRGYMLLPIVAILVILSLGMSAMKAAVYGIYTALGMNILAVIIATILGKQDAIEDKLTVKLFFEILADAARTSLPVIAACAAAGVIGGVVTLTGLGLKITGAILDLANNQLILTMIFAMIASIILGMGLPTTATYVITATMAAPALMELNVPILAAHLFVFYYGIVADITPPVALAAYAGSGLAQSNPFLTGVQAVKIAIGGFLVPYMFVLSPVLIMENVTLLHLGLALITAVLGMYCISTSLAGFINKPLNVLERVLLIAAGLSLVYTHFWTDVFGLVVFALVMINQKFIKRSTATGEQTSG
- a CDS encoding DUF1850 domain-containing protein, which codes for MSRKVMSTLSGAHYLLIITFSIIFILTSVAVYGGTHYAVFQVKDFFSGEVVFEKLVRIGTNFTLAYIHSVTNQPVYEVFTVEDNHTLAMVEMRYDSFGANLPVGPEKLADETTRFIVEDGYYKILYENRRFEKVPLRVGQVVADHTLIFPDGTRLRFLDVVDGGAYVEFYVMPLLDRIRERGHRG
- a CDS encoding TAXI family TRAP transporter solute-binding subunit, with the protein product PAGTYEGQDEVARTVSQWAVLYVKKDLPEDLVYQLTKVMYENTEQIAQAHARGKQITIENATKGIAPVPFHPGAARYYREKGLLD
- a CDS encoding TAXI family TRAP transporter solute-binding subunit, whose protein sequence is MKRKISLLLVMLFVFSLFVVACGKGTEPPAGQQTGEQEQTGEGKVTRLLMATGGTGGTYYPLGGAMANTWNDHIEGLNVTVQSTGASIENIRLLASGETELAMAMNGPAIQAITGTGDFEGQPLEFAAIGVIYPEVMQIVTPKSTGIKSIEDLKGKRVSIGPPGSGTASAAVKILQAYGIDPDKDIQKFQDTFADAARKLKDGNLDAAFAVLAVPAANILDITTATPV
- a CDS encoding zinc ribbon domain-containing protein, whose amino-acid sequence is MQPCESTSKSKNTFETPSFVCEIPLRFSRAQEKKLLARLEAARQLYNACLGEAMKRVRLVRQSKLWQQAQKEPDRKQKKSLFREARSKYGFTDAAMQHYAVEIRRSCWIKEHLDVHVAQKLGTRAYRAAGRVLFGEARRVRFKGKNQMDTVEGKSNAAGIRWRNNCVAWKGLILPAIIDLKDPIIRHALSCRIKYVRLVRRKINGRNRFYAQLVCEGVPYQKPQNALGEGVVGIDIGPSTIARVNGTEAHLDRFCEELADKEAEIRRLQRKLDRSRRANNPENYNPDGTVKKGPKKWRESKTYLKTRARLAEVQRRLADHRKSLHGRMVNETLRMGNVFKFEKLSYRSLQKVFGRSVNTRAPGKFIRELTRKAESAGGKVLEFSTRLGLSSRCHCGVRKRKTLSERWHVCSCGVRCQRDLYSAYLARFVEKVKDSEFELDAGAAARQWPGAGPLLQAASGRIPNP
- the tnpA gene encoding IS200/IS605 family transposase, with product MRRKFKSNNKVVYSCKYHVVWCPKYRRPVLKDGVDVRLREILHEVARERKAEIIKLEVMPDHVHLLVEVDPQFGIHRLVKLMKGRSSRILRQEFPWLRSRLPTLWTNSYFVATVGGAPLATLREYIEKQKHV
- a CDS encoding N-acetylmuramoyl-L-alanine amidase, with product MSFLREYIILHHTGAEEKNARQVRLNHLRKGWKDIGYNYVIERDGTVVPGRSLELPGAHTRAAGMNYRSIGVALIGNFELTRPTPMQLNSLLSLLKRLQEEHRIPGDRILGHREVPGAKTLCPGRNFPLDKVREGLQEPVRWWRVQVGAFREQARAYRYAEWLRSRGLEAIVVSDGKSN
- a CDS encoding YvrJ family protein — encoded protein: MENLWTQVGNFGFPMVLSIYLLVRVEKKLDELTAAIYRLGQVVEK
- a CDS encoding DUF2922 domain-containing protein; protein product: MITKRLEMIFQTAGGSRATIAVQDPLDTLTADQVKTVMDTIITKNVFQTRSGDLVGVIGARIVTREVNELPVA
- a CDS encoding DUF1659 domain-containing protein — its product is MAVTVVPLESTLRLELVTGTDANGNPVVRTSSYRGIKPAAADQDVFDVAQAIAGLQVHTLNRISRVNENELMASATV
- a CDS encoding 2-dehydropantoate 2-reductase, whose amino-acid sequence is MKIAVMGAGAVGSYFGGMLSRAGREVWLVARGAHLEALRNKGLTVESDQESFTIPVRATGNPGEIGPVDLVLFCVKSYDTVEAARQAGPMLGPETVVLSLQNGVENEEVLAGIVGREKVMAGLCYVQADLAAPGLVRQAGPKKDIVFGELSGEITERAQRILTVFREAGIRATLTDDIRKAIWTKFLFISAFSGITAVTRSSIGAIRETPEAWELYRELLQEAFIVGRALGVNLPDNAVEETLDFTRSLNADATSSLMRDLKRGKRLEIDALCGTVVRLGARAGVPTPASRFVYSVLKVSQVEK